The sequence CCATCTTTGCGTTCCAGCTCGACGCGAAGCGATTGGAGTTGCTGCGTGAAGCATTGCCGGGTACCCGGCGAATAGCCGCTCTCGCCGACCGCCTGCCGATACCAAACATGAGTGCGCTCGAAGGTGCCGCCAAGAGGCTCGGCGTCGAGATCGTTCCGTTCGCCGCGCGATCCGAGGAAGATCTCATCCGTGTGATTGACGCCATGAAGGTCGAAAGGGTAGAGGCCGTCAACCTGCTGGCTTCGCCGATCCTGGCATCGAAATTCCAGTACCTGATCCGCGATCGACTGGCCCTCCGCCGCCTGCCCGCCATTCTGCAGTGGCCCGAGCAAGCGGAAGAAGGCGGACTGATGGGATACGGTCCCCGCCTCAGCACGGTCTTCGACCAATGCGCGCGTCAGGTCGCAAGACTATTACGAGGCGCAAAGGTGGCCGAGGTGCCTGTTGAGCAGCCAACAAAGTTCGAACTGGTTATCAATCTCAAGACAGCAAGAACGCTAGGTGTCGAAATGCCGCCGATGCTACTCTCTCGTGCCGACAGGACAATCGAGTGAGCTCTCGATTTCTTCTTCTGGCCCAACGGCGACCGTCAACGATGTCTGTTGTTTGTGCCGCTGCTAAGGGATGAGCAGGCATCTTGGAGAACCCAAACTAAGCGCGCGATTTTATGAGTACACGCCCTAGTTAAGGGCATCGACTACTCCGTCACGGCTCTCTTGGCGTGCCCAGGAAAGCCCTTGCAACAGGCCGCAGGCAATACCGACGCCGAAGTCCGGCGCGACGACGAACTGACGCTTCAGCACGAACTTTATGGCGTGCCTTCGGCAACCGCTTGATTTGGCGAAGGGCAAGATTGCGGCCGAAGACCCCCCACCGCTGCCGAGGCGAAGGCTTGGCCTGCTGAGGAGGAGAAGACGTGGCTCGCGGCGTAGCAGGCAAAGAAGGCCGAGCAAGGCTGAAGCGGCCGCTAGGGCTGCCAAGGCGCATCGGAGGTTAGCCCCATGTGGTTTCTGTCTGGTTAGGAAAGTTAGCCGTAACCTGAAACAAGGTTGGCTAACGATTTCTTTGCGATCGGTCCAGTTTTCGATTCTGAGATCAACTCGACGGCAATGTTCGCCTGATAAATATCCTGCATTGAGCATCTCTTCCCGCACATCGCGGCCTTATTGCTGGAAATCGTCTATGTCATTCGAAGCTCGGGACGCCTTAGATCACCGTATCGAACAGTTGATGCGGGGAAACGTCGCGGATGACACCACGATTGAACGAGGCGAGTACAGGTGTGGACGCGTAGCGGGCCATATTACCGTCGACTTGGCACTAGGCTGGATCAGAAATCCGAGATCGGACGTCGGAGCAATTCACCCTTCGAACTCTTCCTACTGCAAGAGCTACGATGATTTAGACGCGATTTCCAGGAAGCAGTTAGATGGAGCCATAGCCAGCCAACGGGAAGCTGATCGGCTTAAGGCAGCGTGGCAGCCACACGGCAAGATCCTTTTGGATCAGGACGGCACAAAGAAGACGGTTCGCGACTTCGAGGTGAGTTGGTATTACCACGAAGCATGCGGCGCGTGCCGAGGCCATGGTGACACGCATTGCTATCATTGCACTTGGGGAAAGGCTGTATGTCCGTCATGTGCCGGATCTCGGGGTCAATATCATCACGGCAATTCGGGAACAGTCTGGCAAAACTGCGGGGGGTGCTACGGATCCGGTAAGGTGCCCTGTTATCACTGTTACAGCACAACGCGAATACCTTGCCAGACCTGCAGCTCAACTGGTTTTTTCACGCACATGCATGAGGCGCAAATCACAGCTAAGATCCAAGCTGCATATCATCTAGCAGACGCTGACAAAGACGGTATCCTTGCCGACGTCAATGCGGTCACGCCTCGTACACTCTTTGCCCAATCCGAGATGAGCCCTTTTGACTGCGTCGCGTCGCCGGGCCACGTTGTGTACCGCGCGACGTCAAGTCTTCCTTATAGTTGTCGGACGTACTCTGTCGCAGGCCTATCTTTTGATGTCCATACGATTGGCCGTGATGATTTAGTTCCACTGATGCCCCCTGTCCTCGATCACTTGTTGGATGGGCGCGTTCAGGCCATTTTGAACGAGCGCGACCCTCGTCGGATTATAGAGCTTACAGACGGCACCGCATTGACCAAGGCCATTCTGGCTGCGGCGGTCTCCCGTTCGGCGCCGGCAGTTTCACAAGTTCGCGCGGAATTCTCGAACGCGGTGTCCGAAGAGCTCCTTTCTACCTTGGATGTGGCTGTTCGGAATGCCTACAATACAGCGGCAGGGGCGCGCGGTCGGATGATGTGGGTGCGTGGTACTGTTCTGGCAAATATGTCCAGCCTAGCTCTGGTTAAATTGGGGGTCTTGGCTACGGTAGTCCGCGTGATGGGTGCCGACCCCTACGGAGCAGCGTCCGTGTTCGCTTTTCTGACGCTGCTCGGCGTTATGATGTCAATTGTTGCGCTCATCGCCCATCGGACTGCGATGAAGAGTGCCCGGTCACTCGCCGGTAGCCAAGCGGACCGCTCCCCTAGGATGGGATGGATCCCAAAGGGATCTTTAATCGCAACATGCCTATGCGCTGCTTACGTGGTCACAACGAACGGCATCGGCGATCGTGGCTCATATTTGAACTCGCAGACCGTGGCCGCACAAGCGCGCACTCATCGCTGACGTGGCGCAAAAGCTGGCACTTCACAATTCCAGAAGATCATCCACGCGACCTATGCCGAGCAATAAGCCGCAAAAGAGCAAATTGAGGAACGATACTATGAAGCCGTGGATCAGCCTCGTGGCGGGGAGCCTAGCCATTTCGGTGCTTTGTGGCGCCACTTCCGGAGAGCCGGATTTGCCCCAAGAGGTTCGGTCGCACCTCAGCGGCATGGCTGATCTCTGCAGGAGATTGAACGGGAAGAATTTCTCTGAGCCATCCATCGAACGCGGAACGCTCGCGCCATATCGCGAATTCTGGGCTATCGACGAGGGACGAGGTAAGTGCGAAGGAGCCGAGACGATATTCGGCGGCAATCATGGCGCCGCGATAGCAATCTATGTCTCACTACCGAACGGTCATGCAAAGCAGAAAATAGATCAGTCGGCATATGGA is a genomic window of Bradyrhizobium sp. CCGB12 containing:
- a CDS encoding ABC transporter substrate-binding protein — encoded protein: MKRREFITLIAGAAALPLEARAQRAGRRYRVAALGPVPLSFFDELGRAGFVRGSNLEIDSRGESVAAVSYASAAVELTEASPNVLMAIGAEAGRAAQKATQRIPIVVIADDLLASKLVASMPRPEGNTTGVAIFAFQLDAKRLELLREALPGTRRIAALADRLPIPNMSALEGAAKRLGVEIVPFAARSEEDLIRVIDAMKVERVEAVNLLASPILASKFQYLIRDRLALRRLPAILQWPEQAEEGGLMGYGPRLSTVFDQCARQVARLLRGAKVAEVPVEQPTKFELVINLKTARTLGVEMPPMLLSRADRTIE